From Ornithorhynchus anatinus isolate Pmale09 chromosome X3, mOrnAna1.pri.v4, whole genome shotgun sequence, the proteins below share one genomic window:
- the LOC100081361 gene encoding structural maintenance of chromosomes protein 2-like, with protein MSGQHLEVGISQPELLTILLATGSFLPPNRPAAWDDVTVLCPSQPLLQHPVPPPVNRPPAPPQRLRVERVRGPPSVSASLSVPGARSPAASVLTKLQELGSVQDELRAKESELRAVDRESAGLKSIAEKYRRLKQQWEMKSEEAELLQTKLQQSSYHKQQEELDALGRIIGESEETLKNTKEIQKKAEEKYETLEKKMKNAEAERERELRDAQKQLDGAKKKADAANKKMKDKQQEVDAITLELEELKREQTSYRHQIDAVNEAIKSYEEEIESAAAEVAKNKESVKKAQEELAKQKEVIATQENIIKAKCATAAEYEGQINDAQLKVREVEHNISKHKRESAEAAARVSKMLKDHDWIASEKRLFGQPNTVYDFKTTDPKEAGQRLQKLQEKKEKLQRSVNMRAMNMLTEAEERYNDLMKKKRIVENDKTKILATIEDLDEKKNEALNIAWQKVNGDFGSIFSTLLPGANAVLAPPEGKTVLDGLEFRVALGNIWKENLTELSGGQRSLVALSLILSMLLFKPAPIYILDEVDAALDLSHTQNIGQMLRSHFRRSQFVVVSLKDGMFNNANVLFKTKFVDGVSTISRYAQPQNGNNNVTAQQRAAEKAKAKAAKRGPPLEA; from the exons ATGTCCGGCCAGCACCTGGAGGTCGGGATATCCCAACCTGAACTCCTCACGATTCTCCTCGCCACCGGATCCTTTCTTCCGCCTAACCGTCCCGCCGCCTGGGATGACGTCACCGTCCTCTGTCCCTCTCAA CCGCTCCTTCAGCACCCCGTGCCCCCTCCCGTAAACCGCCCACCCGCACCCCCGCAGCGCCTCCGTGTGGAACG CGTCAGAGGCCCGCCATCAGTCTCGGCGTCTCTCTCCGTTCCAGGTGCGCGATCGCCAGCCGCTTCGGTTCTGACCAAGCTTCAGGAACTCGGAAGCGTCCAAGATGAGCTCAGAGCGAAAGAGAGTGAGCTGCGGGCCGTCGACAGGGAATCGGCGGGGCTGAAGAGTATCGCTGAAAA ATATCGCCGGTTGAAACAGCAGTGGGAGATGAAGTCTGAGGAGGCAGAGCTATTGCAGACGAAGCTTCAGCAGAGCTCCTATCACAAGCAGCAAGAAGAACTGGATGCCCTCGGGAGGATCATCG GGGAAAGTGAAGAGACCCTAAAGAACACCAAAGAGATCCAGAAGAAGGCGGAAGAAAAGTACGAAACgttggagaagaaaatgaaaaatgcgGAGGCTGAACGGGAGAGAGAACTGAGAGACGCCCAGAAGCAACTGGATGGTGCCAAAAAAAAGGCAGACGCCGCtaataaaaaaatgaaagacaAGCAGCAG GAAGTCGACGCCATCACCCTAGAGCTGGAAGAGCTCAAGAGAGAACAGACTTCCTACAGGCACCAGATCGATGCCGTAAACGAAGCGATCAAATCCTACGAGGAGGAGATTGAATCCGCGGCAGCCGAGGTGGCCAAGAACAAG GAATCCGTAAAGAAAGCCCAAGAAGAGTTGGCCAAGCAGAAAGAAGTCATCGCAACCCAGGAGAACATCATTAAAGCCAAATGTGCCACGGCGGCAGAATACGAGGGCCAGATCAACGACGCTCAGCTTAAAGTCAGAGAGGTGGAGCACAACATCAGTAAACACAAGCGAGAATCCGCAGAAGCCGCTGCCAGG GTGTCGAAAATGCTGAAGGATCACGACTGGATAGCTTCGGAGAAACGGCTTTTCGGCCAGCCCAACACCGTCTACGATTTTAAAACTACCGACCCCAAGGAGGCAGGTCAGCGGCTACAGAAAttgcaggagaagaaagagaagctcCAGAGAAGCGTCAACATGAGAGCCATGAACATGCTCACGGAAGCCGAAGAGCGG TATAACGACCTGATGAAGAAGAAAAGAATCGTCGAAAATGACAAGACCAAAATTCTCGCGACCATCGAAGACCTGGACGAGAAGAAAAACGAGGCCCTGAATATTGCTTGGCAAAAG GTGAACGGTGACTTCGGCTCCATTTTCTCCACTCTTTTACCCGGGGCCAACGCCGTGCTCGCGCCCCCGGAGGGAAAGACGGTGCTGGACGGTCTGGAGTTCAGAGTTGCCTTGGGAAACATCTGGAAGGAAAACCTGACCGAGCTGAGCGGGGGTCAGAG GTCTTTGGTGGCCCTGTCCCTGATCCTATCCATGCTCCTCTTCAAACCGGCCCCCATTTACATCCTCGATGAAGTCGACGCGGCCCTCGATCTCTCCCACACCCAGAACATCGGCCAGATGCTCCGTAGTCACTTCAGACGCTCTCAG ttcGTCGTGGTGTCCCTGAAGGACGGGATGTTCAACAACGCGAACGTCCTGTTCAAGACCAAGTTCGTGGACGGCGTGTCTACGATATCCAGATACGCCCAGCCTCAGAACGGGAACAACAACGTCACGGCCCAGCAGAGAGCGGCCGAGAAGGCGAAAGCGAAGGCCGCCAAGCGCGGGCCCCCCCTGGAGGCCTGA